One Acanthopagrus latus isolate v.2019 chromosome 12, fAcaLat1.1, whole genome shotgun sequence genomic region harbors:
- the LOC119030075 gene encoding uncharacterized protein LOC119030075, which translates to MRPWLLLLSLLVSDLSPLGDGDGVMENYSWSLYRKLLLNGQMSPRGPERLRTQTEHCCVFIQRSCVCVAVQHKHRTSPSFLWAFTVHVGHGCCSYHQEVSGIIHRKHTPALVLKFHDEGKSIPAFLLKSDVLPALRVLSEIRPTEAGGRTGRIGLNVMKDLPDAGSVWSLRHHPAASGHNIQAFSLEKSKSWAPATIVHRQKMLTERCCAAAAVIISCCFQRGETRSALKIKRQAAQIRRKESTRRAMGIQAGQRSWKAARLRSVKTSDASQFQTQRRAVRIIRRNEPFNLDKWQGSVQRQRSLKPSYDDDGFVVKRQRSLVPRQRAASINRLKCTMRAARVGDKEDFNAKIIAKQAEFRRPGGGSETGRSHTNPDENGERGRLAHIRRAGRTHRADDNGVDREQMLTLRKNIIPNTDTGWETVNIPIKELDGPPATTKVLKENFIFQGDNSKCKCLREIALLLEIYAQDRTEGMSLKPAESAAEVTMAPARTAGEVTGGTETISSSSTPPGNTSVNQVTKQDEGEPSEESVIPSPPSLTTTETETVTAGQTAETTTANMEIKETPSSTDVFNQRSTQPADRRSTEETPNTKLSPESETEPGYDLNNNNNTTQAETQTSFFGLRMREDVLKDTSRLHEGAESEGTNRPGNKRNEDPNMNSFTFPSQTSHKQDTDTLQEPADDDVPLCGGLVHRTDAGWKHCVERSAGAGLKTSSSEERTDSDLDDDEYDHFYYLDGKLRRVQKNFYPYHRGQSRRGSTDDSEFRVRRRDTQENLLGFIRQLALRNKASRLR; encoded by the exons ATGAGGCCGtggctgctgcttctgtccCTGCTCGTCTCTGACCTGAGTCCCCTCGGAGACGGGGACGGGGTCATGGAAAACTACAGCTGGAGTTTGTACAGAAAACTGCTTCTCAATGGACAGATGAGTCCCAGAGGACCGGAGAGGCTTCGGACCCAAACTgaacactgctgtgtgtttatccagaggagctgtgtgtgcGTCGctgtgcagcacaaacacaggacctccccctccttcctctgggCGTTCACCGTCCACGTCGGTCATGGATGCTGCTCGTATCATCAGGAAGTTTCAGGAATAattcacaggaaacacactccAGCACTG GTTCTTAAATTTCACGACGAGGGAAAAAGTATTCCGGCGTTTCTGCTGAAGTCTGATGTTCTCCCGGCGCTGCGTGTCCTGAGTGAAATCAGGCCGACGGAGGCTGGTGGGAGAACCGGTCGTATTGGCTTGAACGTAATGAAAGATCTCCCTGACGCGGGGTCCGTATGGTCGCTCCGTCATCACCCAGCCGCCTCGGGCCACAACATTCAGGCTTTCTCACTGGAGAAATCCAAGAGCTGGGCACCGGCCACTATTGTTCACAGGCAGAAAATGCTGACAGAAAgatgctgtgctgctgcagcggtgATTATTTCCTGCTGTTTCCAAAGAGGTGAAACAAGGTCAGCGCTGAAAATCAAGAGACAGGCAGCACAAATAAGACGAAAAGAGAGCACACGGAGAGCGATGGGCATACAAGCAGGACAAAGGTCTTGGAAAGCTGCTCGTCTGCGCTCAGTGAAAACCTCAGATGCATCCCAGTTCCAGACTCAGAGACGTGCAGTCAGAATCATAAGGAGAAATGAACCCTTCAACTTGGATAAATGGCAAGGAAGTGTTCAGAGGCAGCGCTCTTTAAAACCTTcgtatgatgatgatggattCGTTGTTAAGAGGCAGCGCTCGCTGGTGCCCAGACAGAGGGCAGCGTCCATAAATAGACTGAAGTGTACGATGAGGGCTGCTCGGGTTGGTGATAAAGAGGATTTCAATGCGAAGATAATTGCAAAACAAGCAGAGTTCAGACGGCCAGGGGGAGGAAGCGAAACGGGACGATCACATACAAACCCTGACGAAAACGGAGAGCGGGGGAGATTAGCGCACATCCGACGAGCAGGCCGAACACACAGAGCCGACGATAACGGTGTCGATCGCGAGCAGATGCTCACCCTGCGAAAAAACATCATTCCGAACACCGACACTGGCTGGGAAACAGTAAATATACCCATAAAGGAGCTGGATGGCCCCCCAGCCACAACtaaagttttaaaggaaaactttatttttcaaggAGATAACTCAAAGTGTAAATGCTTGAGAGAAATTGCATTGTTATTGGAAATATATGCACAAGACAGAACAGAGGGAATGAGTTTAAAACCTGCAGAAAGTGCAGCTGAAGTAACGATGGCGCCCGCGAGAACCGCGGGAGAGGTGACGGGCGGCACGGagaccatcagcagcagcagcacgccTCCTGGAAATACGAGCGTAAATCAAGTAACTAAACAGGACGAAGGTGAGCCATCAGAGGAATCAGTCATCCCGTCACCTCCCTCGCTCACAACGACGGAAACAGAGACTGTAACGGCGGGGCAGACAGCAGAGACGACAACAGCAAACATGGAGATAAAAGAGACGCCGTCGAGTACGGATGTTTTCAATCAACGCAGCACGCAGCCAGCAGACAGACGCAGTACAGAGGAGACCCCGAACACCAAACTGAGTCCAGAATCTGAGACCGAGCCCGGATATGAtctcaataataataacaataccaCGCAAGCTGAGACGCAAACGTCATTCTTTGGCCTCAGGATGAGAGAAGACGTCCTGAAAGATACGAGCAGACTTCACGAAGGCGCAGAGAGCGAGGGAACAAACAGGccaggaaacaaaagaaacgaGGATCCAAACATGAACTCATTTACATTTCCTTCACAGACGAGCCacaaacaagacacagacaCGCTTCAGGAA CCTGCCGATGACGACGTGCCTCTCTGTGGAGGTTTGGTTCATCGCACCGACGCCGGCTGGAAACACTGCGTGGAGAGATCTGCAGGAGCCGGATTAAAGACGTCCTCCTCAGAGGAGCGCACCGACTCTGATCTGGATGACGACGAGTACGATCACTTCTATTATTTGGACGGAAAACTGAGAAGAGTTCAAAAGAATTTTTACCCTTATCACAGGGGACAAAGTCGGCGAGGGAGCACAGACGACAGTGAATTCAGAGTGAGGAGAAGAGACACTCAGGAAAATCTGCTCGGTTTTATCCGACAGCTCGCTTTAAGGAATAAAGCCAGTCGCCTCAGATGA